A stretch of DNA from Catenulispora acidiphila DSM 44928:
TGCCTGGACCGCCGCGCGCCCCAGGTACAGCACCGCCGTCACGGCCCAAGCTGGGGAGAAGCGGCCCTGCTCCCGCACAGTGATCAGGCCATTGCGAAGCTGCCAGTAGTCGCGCCAGGCGGCCTTGTGCGTCACCGGGACGCGCAGGCCGAAGAAGGCGTGGGTGCGGCGTTCGCCGATGGAGTGCGGGAGCTTCAGACGCTTGTCCTGGACGATGCGCGCGCCGGTGCGGCGGACGCGCAGGGAGTACTCGAGGTCTGCGTAGTCGACGAAGAAGTCCTCGCGGAACTCCCCGACGCGGGCCAGCAGGTCACGGCGGATGAGCATGCCGGAGGTGATGGAGATGGCGCGGTCGGCGACGTCTTCGTGGCGGCCGGAGAAGGTCTCGTAGAAGCGCTCGTGGACCGGGTCCCAGGGGGCGGGGGTCGCGACGCCGATGCCGGGGTCCTTGAAGTGCTCCGCCAGGCGCGGGACCACGTCGGGCGCCAGGACCGAGTCCTGGTCCAGGAAGATAACCGCCTCGACGGCCGACGACAGGCGCGAGACGCCGAGGTTCAGGGCGTGGGACAGCCCGCGGTTCACGCCGGAGCGCAGGACCGTGATCGTCGCGGTGTCCTCGATCTTGTCCGCGACGGACGTGGCGCCTTCGGGGGTGTTGTCGACGACCACGATCTCGGCGCAGGACTCCTGGACGGAGTCGACCACCGCGAGCAGCCGCTCGTCCGGGTGGTAGGCCGTCACTACGGCGGCGATTCTCACTTCTCGTCCCCTCGGACTGCCGGTGCCGGCAGCGTCATCGCTTCGGTGCGGGCAGGAAAGCGTGCCGGGCCAGGTTCCGCACGCCGGGCGCCGAGCGTGCCTTCAGCGCCGAGGGCAGCAGCGTCACGGCGTGCAGCCGCGACGCGGTGTACCGCCGGGCCGCCTTCGCCGCCTTCGGCCATCCGAGGGCGTCCATCTGCGCGGCGGCGCCGACGAAGTAGCGGCGCGCCTCGGCGAAGCGCTTGCCGGCCATCGCCTCCACGGAGCTGACGCTCGCCTCGTGCCGCCGGTACTGGAAGGCCAGTTCGTCGGACAGCGCCATGGTCGCGCCGGCCTCGATGAGGTCGATGACGATCGCCAGGTCCTGGATGATGTCCAGGTCGGCGCGGAAGCTGGCCTTCTTGATCGCCTCGGTGCGCCAGCACAGCGACGGGAAGTAGAACCAGCAGCCGCGCAATAGGCTCGCGGCCAGCTCCTCGCCGCCCATCAGGACCGTGCCGGTGAAGCGCGGCAGGTAGATACGCGCCTTGGCCTGGTCGGCGATGGTGTTCACGACGCGTCCGGCGCTGTCGATGACCTCCACGCCGGGCTGGATGATGCCGACGCCGGGGAACTCCTTGGCGATGCGGCGGATCTGCGCGACGTAGCCGGGGAGCATGACGTCGTCAGTGCCCATCATCACCATGTAGTCGCACTTCGCGAGCTCCAGGCACTTGTTGAAGTTGCCGGTGACGCCGAGGTTCTGCTCGTTGCGCTGGTAGCGCACGCGCGGATCGTCCAGCGCCGCGAACCATTCCGGGACGCCGGGCTCCGTGCCGTCGTCGACGACCGTCAGCCGCCAGTCCGGGTCGGACTGCGCGATGACGCTCCGCACCGCGGTCTGCATCAGGGCCACGTCGCCGTAGTACGGCAGCATGATGTCGAGGGTCGTCATGGATGCGTCTCAGGCCTCGTGGTTCGGGATGAGTCCGGCGATGGTCGGCACAGCGGTCATCGGCGGTTGACCGCCAGCAGCAGGGTGATCAGCGCGCGCCCCAGATACACCGCCGCCTTGATCGGGGAGTTGCTGGGCGTCCCGGCGGTGCGCTGCCGCATCGCGACCGGGACCTGGCTGACCGGGTATCCCAGGCGGATGACGCGCACCAGGGTCTCCACGGTGTCGCCCAAGTACTCGACCGGGTACCACTGCGCGAAGAGCCTGATGATCTCGCGGTCGCAGGCGCGGAAGCCGGAGGTGGTGTCGTCCAGCCTGGTCTTCGCCATCCGGGACAGGACCCGGGACAGCAGGCTCATCGCCCACCAGCGCGGTCCGCGCACCTGGTAGTCGCCCTCGCCGGCGAAGCGCGCGCCGAGGACCAGGCGCGCCTCGCCGAGTCCGGCGATGAGCTTCGGGACGTAGCGCGGGTCGTGCTGGCCGTCGGCGTCGAGCTGGACGGCGATGTCGTAGTCGTTCTCGTCGGCGTAGCGGTAGCCCAGGCGCATGGCGCCGCCGACGCCGAGGTTGTACGGCAGCGAGACGACCTTGGCGCCGGAGGCCAGGGCCACGCGCTCGGTGTCGTCGGTGGAGCCGTCGTTGACCACCAGGACGTCGTAGTCCGGCAGCTCGCCGCGGACCTCGGCGATGACGTCGGCTATCGAGCCGGCCTCGTTCCAGGCCGGAATGATGATGAGGACGCGTTTGTCAGCGTTCACCGACGACCGCCTTCCCGTCCCTTTGGGTCACGATCCCGACGGTGTGCCCGTTGGCACCGTTCGCGCCGTTGGCGCCGTTGGCCCGTGCCGCCCGGACGTCCGCGACCTCGGCTTCCAGCTCGGCCTGCCGGTCGTTCACCTCGCGCAGTTCGGCGCGGATGAGCGCGACCTCCTCGGCCAGCGAGCGGGTCTCGTCCTCCAGGCGGGAGGCCTCCCAGCTCAAGTGGATGCACACGATCAGCAGGAACACCACGGCCAGGAACAGCACCAGGCTCGCGCCGCTGGCCACGCCCAGCCAGCTGGAGACGTTGTCCAGGGACCACGGGATGAAGCCCAGGGGCAGCGTGACAAGCCCGACCACCAGCCACAGCACGGCGTATTTCTCGCGCAGTTGGCGGCGGCGGAGCAGCTCGAAAATCAGTGCCAGCAGCAGGAGCGCCACGACACCGGTCATTATGGCCAGCTTCATGCGGATCCACTCCCGGAGTGATTGCGCATTCCGGAGTGATGGCGCGCAACGCCGCGCCCCGGCGCGCCGGTAATCGGCTGATCCCGATGGGTGAACCCGGGCAGTCTATCCGGTCCCCTTCCGGGAAGGGGGCGCCGCGAGCCGCCGCGCCAGGGCATCGCGCTCATCGGCGCACTCCTTCCGCGACAGGCGCGGCCTGCCCGGTACTCCGGGACTCCCCCGCCGCCGCCTCCGCGACCGGCACCGGAACCGCGTCGGCCGCGCCGTCGGCGGACGCGGTCACCGTCGGCTGCGCCCGCGTCACGAACATCACATCGGCGCCCGCGATCAGGGTCACCACGAGCGGTCCCAGGATCCCCGCCCACCCGGCGGCCGCCAACGGCGACACCGGCAGCGCGAAGACCAACGCCATCGCCGCCAGCCCGGCCAGCCACGAGGCGAACACCACGCGGTGCCGGTTCAGCGCGACCTGCGCGGACTGCAGGACGAAGGCGGTCATCAGGAACGCGGTACTCAGCGCGAGGGCTGAGAGGAAGAGGTGCGACAGCTGCGCCGGAGCGTGCAGATAATCCGTCAGCAGCCACGGACCCGCCGCCACGACCGCGACGACGCCCAGCGCGCCCGCGACCAGACAAGCCGTGACCAGGAAGCCGGTCTTGCGCCGGACCTCGCGGAAATCGCCGCGCACCGCCGCGGCGGCCAACAGCGGAAGCAGCGGTGCCTGAAGCGGGAACAAGCACAGCAACGCCAGCCGCGAGAACCCCATCGACGAGCTCAGCGACTTGCCCAGGTCCACGCTGTGCGCGTCGCCGCCGGCGAGCCGGTGCGCGATGACCAACGGCACCGCGTTGATCAGGAGCTGGCTGACCAGAGTCGCCAGGGTGAGCAGGAGCAGCTTCTCGCGCGGGCTGCCGCCGGGTTCCTCGCCGGATTCCTCACCGGTGTCGGCGGCGACCGGGGCACCCGGGGTGTCAGGGGTCGCCGAGGTCGGCTGGGCTCCGGCGCCGTCACCGGCGGCGATGCTCTCCTCGGAGAGCGCCGCCGCACCGGCCGGGATGTCGGCCGCCGTACCCGTGGCCCGCCACGACCGCCGCAGAGCCGGCGACGCGAGCCCGCTGACCGCGGCGACCAGCGGCGCGAGCGCGAAGATCAAGGCGTACCCGAGCATGTGCCCGGGTCCGGCCAGGGCGAGGACCACGCTCGGCGCGATCGTCGCCACACCCTGAACCACCAGCGTGAGGCTGTAGTACCGGAAGTCCTGGCAGCCGGCCAGCACCCCGCGCACCAGGAACGAGGCCCAGGTCGCGGCGAGTCCAGCGAGCAGCGCCAGCGCCAGCGTCCAGTCCCCGGCGAACCAGTGCGAGACCAGCAACGGCGAGGCGGCGCTCAGGATCAGGACTGTCAGCACCGCCAGTCCGGCGGCCTGCCGCAGCTGTCCCCTGACCGCCGCTCCGACCGGACGTCCGGCGGCGTGGGTGCGGGCGACCGTGCGGGTCATCTCCTGCTCCAGGCCCGCGAGCACACCGGTGCCGATGGTCCCGACCAGGAAGTAGAAGGAATACAGAGTGACCGCGGAATGGCTGGTCAATGCACGGTTGGCGGTCGCGAACCACAGCGACGCGGCGACCGTCGTCACCCCGAGCCCGAGCGCCAACAGCGGACCGGGCGTGGTCAAGCGGCTCAGCACGGAGCGCATCACGCGCGGGCGCTCGGCACTGGGAGAGGACACGATATTCGATGGTAGTCGATGCCAATCGGCACAATATACGCTTGTAGATTCCGTTACTGAAAGGTGGGTTCCCCGCGATGGTCGACCTGCGCGTCACCGCCGTCTTCACCGCCTACCATCCCGACGAGCGGCTGGCCGCCGCGGTCGAGGCGGCGCTGCGTGACTGCACCTCGGTCATCATCGTGGACAACACCCCCGCCGGCACCGGCGGCGGGGCTCCCGCCTCCACCGCTCCGGCGCTGGCCGGGCCGCGGGTGACGGTCATCGACCACGGTCGCAACGTCGGGCTCGGCGCCGCGCTCAACCTCGCGGTGCGCGAGCTGCCGGGGACGTGCGAGGCCGTCCTCTTCCTGGACCAGGATTCCGAGCTGCCGCCGGAGATCGTGCCCGGCCTGGTCGCCGATCTCGCCGACGCCGGCGTCGGGATCGCCGCGCCGAGTCCGTGGGATCCGAAGCACCAGCGGTACTACTGCTCGGATGCTAAGCGGAACGATTCTGTGTCCGACGAGGAGGCGGTCATCACCTCCGGGATGCTGGTACGGCGCGAGGTGCTGGAGAAGGTGCCGTTCAACGAGGACATGTTCCTGGACTGGGTCGACGTCGCCTTCTGCCTGGACGTCCGGCGGGCCGGGTGGCGCATCGTCATCGACTGGCGGCTGCGGCTGCCGCACGAGATCGGCGCCTGCGAGGTGCACACGAAGTTCGGGCGGACCGTGCACTACAGCCACTACCCCGCGTTCCGGCTGTACTGGATCGGGCGCAACGTCTCGATCCTGCACCGCGGCCACTTCGAGAGCCGGCCGCGCGCCCTGGCCTCCACCCTGATCTTCATGGCGCAGCGCTTCACCACCACGCTGCTGTTCGAGCCCCAGCGCCGCACCCACGTCCCGGCGCTGCTGCGCGGCTTCCGCGACGGGCTGCGGGAACGCGTCGACCCCCGCTATCTCCCAGCGGGGGCCGAGCATCCGGCGGTACGGCGCGGAGCTGACGCACGCCGCTGAGGGCCGCCGGCTAGACGGTCGCGTGCCTGCCCGCGCCGCCTGCGACGTGTTTCACCTTGCTCCGCAACGTGAACGCGTGGATCACTTCGATCAGGCCGACGGCGATCAGCCAGATCCCGGTGAAGACCGCGAGGGTGACGATGGACCCGATCGGCCAGGAGATGACGATGATCCCGCCGAGCATCGTCACGAAGCCGGCGAAGAAGGCCCAGCCGCGGCCCACCACCCCCGACGGAGCCGAGGCGGCGGTCGCGATGGTGGCGATGCCCCACATCAGGAAGCCGATGCCGATCCACAGGCTGAGCAGCAGCACGGAGTTGTGCAGCGAGTTCCGGAAGCAGAACAGGCCCAGCAGGATGGACAGCGCGCCGACGATCACGTTCAGCACGCGCATGCCCGCGCTGACGTGCTCGCCGAACGCGGCGATGATCTCCATGACCCCGCTGATCAGCAGGTAGATCCCGAACAGCACACCGAGCACCAGCAGCGTCCGGTCGGGCCAGACCACGACGCACACGCCGATGGCGATCGCCGCCAGCCCCAGCACCATCAGTGCCTGCCAGGCGGCCTGCCCGAGCATCCGGAGCGGGTAGTCGACGTCGCCGCGGTCGGGCCCGCGGGCGTCCCCGTCATACATGTCGGTCATGGGGTCGTTATGTCCGACTATCTGACCGATGATGCCGGATGCCCGGTCCCCGGTCGCCCGGATGGTCGAACGCGCCTCGAACGCGCCTCAGCCCACCGCAGCCCACCGCGGACCGCCGCAGACCGCGCCGCCCTCAGCCAATCCGTCCCGCAGTCGCCACACCGCTGGCCGCAAGCATCCCGCCTCATACCGCCGCAGCCCACCGCAGACCGCGCCGCCCTCAGCCGACCTGCCCCGCGGTCGCCACACCGCTGGCCGCAAGCATCCCGCCTCAGACCACCTCAGCCCACCGCGGACCGCGCCGCCCTCAGCCGACCTGCCCCGCGGTCGCCACACCGCTGGCCGCGAGCATCCCGCCTCGGACCACCGCAGCCCACCGCAGCCCACCGCAGACCGCGCCACCCTCAGCCGACCTGCCCCGCGGTCGCCACACCGCTGGCCGCGAGCATCCCGCGCCAGTCCCCGAGCTCCGGGAGTCCGGCCTCGGCCCAGCGATCGTGCCCGAGCACGCTGTACTTCGGGCGCTCGGCGGGCCGCACGAACTTGTCCGAGGTCGTCGGGCGGACCCGCTCCGGGTCCAGTCCGGCCTCCTCGAAGGCCGCGCGCGCCAGCCCGAACCAGGAGGTCTGCCCGGACGCGGTGCCGTGGTAGATGCCGGCCGGCGCCTGGGAGGCCTGCGCCAGCGCGATCAGCTGCCCGGCCAGCGCGCCGGTCCAGGTCGGCTGCCCGATCTGGTCGTCGACCACGTCCAGGGTCTCCCGCTCGCCGGCCAGCCGCAGCATCGTGCGGACGAAGTTCGGGCCGTGCGCGCCGTAGAGCCACGCCGTGCGGACCACGTAGCCGGTCTCGGGCAGCACCGCGAGCACGGCCCGCTCGCCGACCAGCTTCGAGCGGCCGTAGGCGTTGATCGGGTCGGTCGCCGCGTATTCGCCGTAGGGCGCCTCGCCCTTGCCGTCGAAGACGTAGTCGGTCGACACCGTCAGCAAGCGCGCGCCGGTGGCCGCGCACGCCGAGGCCAGGCTGCTGACACCGCCGCCGTTGACCGCGGTGGCCTGCGCCTCGTGGGTCTCGGCGCCGTCGACGTCGGTCCAGGCCGCGGCGTTCACCACGATGTCGTGCCCGGCGACCGCGGCGGCCACCGCCGAGGCGTCGGTGACGTCCAGCTCGGCCCGGGTCAGCGCGGTGACCTGCGCGGCCGGCTCGGCCTTCAGCAGCGCCACGAGATCAGTCCCGAGCATCCCGCCGGCGCCGGTGACCAGCCACCGGCGCGGCGCCTCGCGCCCCGGAACGATCACGATCGGCCGGGTCACTTCTCGGCGCTCCCGCTTCCGGCCGCCCCGGCCGCGCTCTCCAAAGCCGCCTTCGCCTTCAGCGGCTCCCACCACGAGCGGTTGTTCTTGTACCAATCGATGGTCTGGCCCATGCCGTCCTCGAAGCGCACCCGCGGCTCGTAGCCGAGCTCCCGCTGGATCTTGTCGATCGACAGCGAGTAGCGGCGGTCGTGGCCCTTGCGGTCCTCGACCGTGCGCACCGAGGACCAGTCCTTGCCGGTGCCGTCCAGCATCAGCTGCACCAGCTCCTTGTTGGTCAGCTCGGTGCCGCCGCCGATGTTGTAGACCTCGCCGGCCCGGCCCTGGCGCAGCGCCAGGTCGATGCCGCGGCAGTGGTCGGAGACGTGCAGCCAGTCGCGGATGTTGGCGCCGTCGCCGTACAGGTCGACCATCCCGCCGTCGATCAGGTTGGTCACCGAGCGCGGGATCATCTTCTCCGGGAACTGGTAGTACCCGTAGTTGTTGGAGCAGCGGGTGACGACCACGTCCATCTTGTGCGTGCGGTGGTAGGACAGCACCAGCAGGTCCGAGCCCGCCTTGGACGCCGAGTAGGCGGAGTTCGGCGCCAGCGGCCACTCCTCGGTCCAGGAGCCCTCGTCGATGGAGCCGTAGACCTCGTCGGTGGAGACGTGCACGAAGCGGCCCACGCCGTGCTTGCGCGCGGCGTCCAGCAGCACCTGCGTGCCGACGACGTTCGTGGTCACGAAGGGACCGGCGCCCAGAATCGAGCGGTCCACATGGGATTCGGCGGCGAAGTGCACGACGGCGTCGTGCCCCGGCATCACCGCGTCGACGACCTCCGCGTCCCGGATGTCGCCGCGCCGGAAGGCGAAGCCCGGATTGTCGCGGACCGGTTCGAGATTCGCCTCGACCCCCGAATAGGTCAGCGCGTCGAGCACCGTCACGGAATCGGGCGCACCCGGCCGGGACAGGAGCTGGCGTACATACTCAGAGCCGATGAACCCGGCACCGCCGGTAACTAGAATCCTCACCTGCGCGATGCTACCGGCCCCCGCCTCATCGCACTTCCCGCAGGTGGCCGAACCGACGACGCGGCACAGTGCTGGTTAAACTTCACGCATGCGTGGCATCATCCTGGCCGGCGGGACCGGCTCACGGCTGTGGCCGATCACCAAAGGCGTGTCCAAACAGCTCATGCCGGTCTTCGACAAGCCGATGATCTACTACCCGCTGTCGACGTTGGTGATGGCCGGCATCTACGAGATCCTCGTCATCACCACGCCCGAGGACCAGGTGCAGTTCCAGCGCCTGCTCGGCGACGGGTCGCAGTGGGGTCTGGACCTCACTTACGTGGCGCAGGAACGCCCCGACGGGCTGGCTCAGGCCTTCATCCTCGGCGAGGAGTTCATCGCCGACGAGTCCGTGGCGCTGGTGCTCGGCGACAACATCTTCCACGGCGTCGGGCTGGGCCGCCAGCTGCGCACCCTCAATTCCCCGGCCGGCGGCGTGGTCTTCGCCTACCAGGTCGCGAACCCGCGCGAGTACGGCGTGGTGGAGTTCGACGAAGCCGGCCGCGCCGTCTCGATCGAGGAGAAGCCGGACAAGCCCAAGTCCCGCTTCGCCATCCCCGGTCTGTACTTCTACGACAACCAGGTCGTGGACATCGCCAAGAACCTCACCCCGAGCGCGCGCGGCGAGCTGGAGATCACCGGCGTCAACGTCGAATACCTGAACCGCGGCGAGCTGCAGGTGCAGGTTCTGGAGCGCGGCACAGCGTGGCTGGACACCGGGACCTTCGACTCCCTGGTGCAGGCCGCCGAATACGTCCGCGTCATAGAGCAGCGGCAGGGCTACAAGGTCGGCTGCGTCGAGGAAGTGGCGTGGCGCTCCGGTTTCATCACCGACGCGCAGCTGGCCGAACTCGCCGAGCCGTTGTGCAAGAGCGGCTATGGCGAATACCTCCAGCACCTCCTCGACCCCGCGCTCTGACCCCGCGTCCCCCTACTGAGAACGAGGATTCCTCCCGCATGGACATCGCGCCCCTGTCGATCGACGGAGCCTGGGAGATCACGCCCCGGCTGCACGGCGACCCCCGCGGCCTGTTCACCGAGTGGTACCGCTTCGACCTCCTGGCCGAGGCCGTCGGCCACCCCCTGGATCTGCGGCAGGGCAACCTGTCGGTGTCCGCCGCCGGCGTGGTGCGCGGCATCCACTTCGCCGACGTCCCGCCGGGACAGGCGAAGTACGTCACCTGCACCCGCGGCGCGGTCCTGGACGTCATCGCCGACATCCGCGTCGGCTCCCCGACCTTCGGCCAGTGGCAGGGCGTCCGCCTGGACGAGGACACCCGCAAGGCGGTGTACATCGCCGAGGGCCTGGGCCACGGCTTCTGTGCGCTGACCGATGACGCGACCCTGACATACCTGTGCTCGGCCACCTACAACCCGGGCCACGAGCACGGCGTCTACCCGCTGGACGCCGAACTCGGCATCGACTGGCCGGCCGAGGTGCCGCACCTGTCGGAGCGGGACGAGAAGTCGCCGTCGCTGGCGGAGGCGAGGGACAGCGGACTGCTGCCGGACTACGCGGCGTGCACCGGGTACACGCAGAGCCTGCGCGCCGGCCGCTGACTTCCCGCGATGCCGACTCCGGCATTCGCAGAACACGAAAGGGCTCCATCCCTTCAGGGATGGAGCCCTTTTCGGCACTCAGCCCGCTGCGCGGGCCGGTCGCCGACGACGTACTAGCCGCCGAGGCCCTGGGCCAGCTTCTGGTCCGTCTCCTGCATCGTCTGGGCCGCGCTGTTCAGGTAGCTGCCCATGTCGTTCATGCTGGCCATCAGCTGCTGCGCGCTCGAGGTGAAGCGCGAGTACGCGTCATCGAAGGCCTTCGAGGCCGAGTCGGTGACGAAGCCCGAGTGGATCAGGTTCTGAACCAGAGCCTGCGCCTGCTTCAGCGTGTCCTGCGTCTGCTGCTCGTAGCCCGACAGCTTGCCCGCCGCGTCGTGCATGTCGGCGTAAGTGACATTAAGCCCACCGGCCATGTGAAACCCTCCCCAAGTCTGAGCGCTCGCGACCGCGAGCACCTCCCGCACCAGCCGGACAGCGGTTTCGCTTCCCAGCCCCGTGTGAACACCCCAGAGACTGCCAGCACGAGCGCGCGCTTGGCAACCGTCACCAACGCCCTCACCAGCGGTTTCCTGGAAACTCTGTCCGGTTATGCCGGGATTGCGACGCCGCTTGTAACCGGTTCCGGGGAGCCCTCCCCACCCCCGTTGAGCTGGGCGGAGAGCTGTTCGCGGTCCAAGGCGTCCTCCCAGCCGGCGATGACGATGGTGCCGACGGCCGTTCCGCACAGGTTTGTCAGGGCTCTGCACTCGCTCATGAACTTGTCGATGCCGAAGATCAGCATGATCCCGGCGACCGGGATGGTGCCGACCGTGGACAGGGTCGCGGCCAGCACGATGAACCCGCTGCCGGTGACGCCGGCCGCGCCCTTGGACGTCAGCAGCAGCACGCCGAGGATCGAGACCTGCTGAGCGAAGGACAGGTGCACGTCAAGGGCCTGCGCCACGTACAGCGAGCCGAGTGTCAGGTAGATGCACGTGCCGTCCAGGTTGAACGAGTACCCGGCCGGCACGGTCAGGCCGACCACGTCGCGGCGCACGCCGGCCTGCTCCATCTTGTCCATGATCCGCGGCAGCACGGTCTCGCTGGAGGACGTGCCGAGCACGACCAGCAACTCCGGTGCGATGTAGCGGACCAGCTTGAGGATGTTCACGCCCTGAGTGGCCGCGACGGCGCCGAGGACCACCAGCACGAACAGCGCCGAGGTCCCGTAGAACACCGCTATCAGCTTGCCCAGGCTGGTCAGCGTGTGCAGGCCGTACTTGCCGACGGTGAAGGACATCGCGCCGAACGCGCCGACGGGAGCGGCGTACATGACGATCCGCAGCACCTGGAAGAGCACCTTGCCGACGACCTCGATGCCGCGGGCCACCGGTACCGCCGGCTCGCCGACCAGCTTGATCGACACCGCCACCAGCACCGCGATCACCAGCACCTGCAGCACGCTGCCGGTGCTGAACGCGCCGACGATGCTGTTGGGCACCATGTCGGTCAGGTAGTGCCAGGCGCTCTGGGTCTGGCCGGTCTTGATGTACTGCGCCGCCGTGCCGGTGGCCTTGGGCACCTTGGCGTGCACCCCGGCGCCGGGCCGCAGCACGTCCATCACCAGCAGCCCGATCGCCAGCGCGACCGTGGAGAGCACCTCGAAGTAGATCAGGGACCTGACGCCGACGCGGCCCACCTCGCGCAGCTTGCCGACCCCGGCGATCCCGGTCACCACGGTGACGAACACCACCGGGGTGATGACCATCCGGATCAGGTTCACGAAGCTGTCGCCGAGCGGCTGCAGCTGGGTGGCGACACCGGGGGCGGCGGCGCCGAGCGCGATGCCGGCGGCGATGCCGACCAGCACCCAGAAGTAGAGCTGGCGGTACCAGCGGCTGCGCGCCGGAGCCGGCGTCGCCGCGCGCGGCGCCGGCGGCGGCGATGAGGTTTCGGACATGGGACGCTCCCCTGGAACGGTTGGGTAAGAGGCCTTTACGGCTGTCGGTCGCCGTTCACTGTGGGGCAGGTCACAGATCACCTTCACGGTTACGCGCATTACGCGCACAGGAACCGCGGGCGGACCACGGCAGCCGGAACCACAGCTCACCGCCACCCGGCGCCCATCGCAGCGTCCGTCTTTGCCGAAACCCGTTCGTCATGGACACTGCGGGGCATGCGCCACCTCCGAAGCCGGTTCAGCATCGCCACCCAGGTCCTGCTCATGCAGTGCGTCCTGGTGCTGCTGCTGACCGTGGCCGGATCGGCGGCGGCGGTCCTGCAGGCGCAGGCCACCGAGCACGCCGCCGCGCGGCGGCAGGTCCTGTCCACCGCCGAGGCGGTGGCCGGCGCGCCGTCCACGGTCGCCGCGCTGCGCGGCAAGGATCCGACCGTCCCGCTCCTGCCCGAGACCACCGCGCTGGAGCAGCAGGCCGGCGTCGACTTCGTGGTGGTGATGACCACCGCGGGCATCCGCTTCACGCATCCGAACCCGGCGCTGATCGGCAAGACGTTCGTCGGGCACATAGCGCCGGCGGTGGCCGGCAAGGCGTTCACCGAGAACTACCGGGGCTCGCTGGGCCCGTCGGTGCGCTCAGTGGTGCCGATCCGCGATCCGCAGGACGGCGGCCGGATCATCGGGCTGGTCTCGGTCGGCATCACTCAGCACCGGCTCAGCTCGCTGTTCGGGCAGCAGCTGCCGCTGGTCATCGGGATCTCGGTGGCGGCGCTCGGGTTGGCGGTGCTCGGGGCGTACGCGGTCGGCCGCCGGGTGCGGCGGCAGACCCGGGGCCTGGGCCCGGTCGCGCTGGCCGAGCTCTACGAGCACCACGACGCGGTGATGCACGCGATGCGCGAAGGCCTGCTGCTGCTGGACCCGGAAGGCAAGCTGATCCTGGCCAACGACGAGGCGGTGCGGCTGCTGGACCTGCCGGCCGCGCGGACGGGGCGGACCCCGGCCGAACTCGGCGTGGACGGCTCGCTCGGCGCGGTGCTGGCCGGCGGCGCCGACGTGGCCGACGGCATCCATCTCACCGACAACCGGGTGGTGACCGTCAACCAGTCCACGGCCCGGCGCGCCGGCCGCGATCTGGGCACCGTGGTGACGCTGCGGGACCGCACCGAACTGCAAGCGCTCACCGACGAGCTGGCCTCGGTGCAGGGCTTCGCCGAAGCGCTGCGCGCCTCCAACCACGAGGCGGCGAACCGGCTGCACACCGTGGTGACGCTGATCGAGCTGGACCGGGCC
This window harbors:
- a CDS encoding glycosyltransferase family 2 protein, with amino-acid sequence MNADKRVLIIIPAWNEAGSIADVIAEVRGELPDYDVLVVNDGSTDDTERVALASGAKVVSLPYNLGVGGAMRLGYRYADENDYDIAVQLDADGQHDPRYVPKLIAGLGEARLVLGARFAGEGDYQVRGPRWWAMSLLSRVLSRMAKTRLDDTTSGFRACDREIIRLFAQWYPVEYLGDTVETLVRVIRLGYPVSQVPVAMRQRTAGTPSNSPIKAAVYLGRALITLLLAVNRR
- a CDS encoding HdeD family acid-resistance protein, which translates into the protein MTDMYDGDARGPDRGDVDYPLRMLGQAAWQALMVLGLAAIAIGVCVVVWPDRTLLVLGVLFGIYLLISGVMEIIAAFGEHVSAGMRVLNVIVGALSILLGLFCFRNSLHNSVLLLSLWIGIGFLMWGIATIATAASAPSGVVGRGWAFFAGFVTMLGGIIVISWPIGSIVTLAVFTGIWLIAVGLIEVIHAFTLRSKVKHVAGGAGRHATV
- a CDS encoding DUF2304 domain-containing protein is translated as MKLAIMTGVVALLLLALIFELLRRRQLREKYAVLWLVVGLVTLPLGFIPWSLDNVSSWLGVASGASLVLFLAVVFLLIVCIHLSWEASRLEDETRSLAEEVALIRAELREVNDRQAELEAEVADVRAARANGANGANGANGHTVGIVTQRDGKAVVGER
- a CDS encoding glycosyltransferase encodes the protein MVDLRVTAVFTAYHPDERLAAAVEAALRDCTSVIIVDNTPAGTGGGAPASTAPALAGPRVTVIDHGRNVGLGAALNLAVRELPGTCEAVLFLDQDSELPPEIVPGLVADLADAGVGIAAPSPWDPKHQRYYCSDAKRNDSVSDEEAVITSGMLVRREVLEKVPFNEDMFLDWVDVAFCLDVRRAGWRIVIDWRLRLPHEIGACEVHTKFGRTVHYSHYPAFRLYWIGRNVSILHRGHFESRPRALASTLIFMAQRFTTTLLFEPQRRTHVPALLRGFRDGLRERVDPRYLPAGAEHPAVRRGADARR
- a CDS encoding glycosyltransferase family 2 protein gives rise to the protein MTTLDIMLPYYGDVALMQTAVRSVIAQSDPDWRLTVVDDGTEPGVPEWFAALDDPRVRYQRNEQNLGVTGNFNKCLELAKCDYMVMMGTDDVMLPGYVAQIRRIAKEFPGVGIIQPGVEVIDSAGRVVNTIADQAKARIYLPRFTGTVLMGGEELAASLLRGCWFYFPSLCWRTEAIKKASFRADLDIIQDLAIVIDLIEAGATMALSDELAFQYRRHEASVSSVEAMAGKRFAEARRYFVGAAAQMDALGWPKAAKAARRYTASRLHAVTLLPSALKARSAPGVRNLARHAFLPAPKR
- the rfbD gene encoding dTDP-4-dehydrorhamnose reductase codes for the protein MTRPIVIVPGREAPRRWLVTGAGGMLGTDLVALLKAEPAAQVTALTRAELDVTDASAVAAAVAGHDIVVNAAAWTDVDGAETHEAQATAVNGGGVSSLASACAATGARLLTVSTDYVFDGKGEAPYGEYAATDPINAYGRSKLVGERAVLAVLPETGYVVRTAWLYGAHGPNFVRTMLRLAGERETLDVVDDQIGQPTWTGALAGQLIALAQASQAPAGIYHGTASGQTSWFGLARAAFEEAGLDPERVRPTTSDKFVRPAERPKYSVLGHDRWAEAGLPELGDWRGMLAASGVATAGQVG
- a CDS encoding glycosyltransferase; its protein translation is MRIAAVVTAYHPDERLLAVVDSVQESCAEIVVVDNTPEGATSVADKIEDTATITVLRSGVNRGLSHALNLGVSRLSSAVEAVIFLDQDSVLAPDVVPRLAEHFKDPGIGVATPAPWDPVHERFYETFSGRHEDVADRAISITSGMLIRRDLLARVGEFREDFFVDYADLEYSLRVRRTGARIVQDKRLKLPHSIGERRTHAFFGLRVPVTHKAAWRDYWQLRNGLITVREQGRFSPAWAVTAVLYLGRAAVQAVLFEDDRRAHAGAVARGLRDGMTQKYSLQYLPKGAELTVDPERGRRQG
- the rfbB gene encoding dTDP-glucose 4,6-dehydratase; this translates as MRILVTGGAGFIGSEYVRQLLSRPGAPDSVTVLDALTYSGVEANLEPVRDNPGFAFRRGDIRDAEVVDAVMPGHDAVVHFAAESHVDRSILGAGPFVTTNVVGTQVLLDAARKHGVGRFVHVSTDEVYGSIDEGSWTEEWPLAPNSAYSASKAGSDLLVLSYHRTHKMDVVVTRCSNNYGYYQFPEKMIPRSVTNLIDGGMVDLYGDGANIRDWLHVSDHCRGIDLALRQGRAGEVYNIGGGTELTNKELVQLMLDGTGKDWSSVRTVEDRKGHDRRYSLSIDKIQRELGYEPRVRFEDGMGQTIDWYKNNRSWWEPLKAKAALESAAGAAGSGSAEK